The proteins below are encoded in one region of Belonocnema kinseyi isolate 2016_QV_RU_SX_M_011 chromosome 3, B_treatae_v1, whole genome shotgun sequence:
- the LOC117169966 gene encoding cuticle protein 38-like, with product MFKLCILLSCVLAVAFAKPGFISQPIVAAAPVVHSVPVATSYANTYKVSKSAALVAAAPVAHVAYSAPLAYAAPIAHAPLAHAPLAYAAAYPSHLTYGAHYIH from the coding sequence ATGTTCAAGTTGTGCATTCTCTTGTCCTGCGTTCTCGCTGTCGCTTTCGCCAAACCAGGATTCATCAGCCAGCCAATTGTGGCTGCAGCACCAGTGGTACATTCAGTTCCGGTCGCCACGAGTTACGCCAACACCTACAAAGTTTCCAAAAGTGCTGCACTTGTTGCTGCAGCCCCTGTTGCTCATGTGGCATACTCCGCACCTTTGGCCTACGCTGCACCTATAGCCCACGCACCCCTAGCCCACGCACCTCTGGCCTACGCTGCTGCCTATCCCTCTCATTTGACCTACGGAGCTCACTACATCCACTGA
- the LOC117169967 gene encoding cuticle protein 38-like yields the protein MFKLCILLSCVLAVAFAKPGLISQPIVAAAPVVHSVPVATSYANTYKVSKTAALVAAAPVAHLAYSAPLTYAAPIAHAPLAHAPLAYAADVAYSAPLTYAAPIAHLWPMLLPTPHI from the exons ATGTTCAAGTTGTGCATTCTCTTGTCCTGTGTTCTGGCTGTGGCTTTCGCCAAACCAGGATTAATCAGCCAGCCAATTGTGGCTGCAGCACCAGTGGTGCATTCAGTTCCGGTCGCCACGAGTTACGCCAACACCTACAAAGTTTCCAAAACCGCTGCACTTGTTGCTGCTGCCCCTGTTGCACATTTGGCATACTCCGCACCATTGACCTACGCTGCACCTATAGCCCACGCACCTCTAGCCCACGCACCTCTGGCCTACGCTGCTG ATGTAGCATACTCCGCACCATTGACCTACGCTGCACCTATAGCCCACCTTTGGCCTATGCTGCTGCCTACCCCTCACATTTGA
- the LOC117169968 gene encoding cuticle protein 12.5-like encodes MFKLCILLSCALAVAFAKPGFISEPIVAAAPLVHSVPVATSYANTYKVSKSAALVAAAPVAHVAYSAPLAYAAPIAHAPLAHAPLAHAPLAYAAAYPSHLTYGAHYIH; translated from the coding sequence ATGTTCAAGTTGTGCATTCTCTTGTCCTGTGCTCTGGCTGTCGCTTTCGCCAAACCAGGTTTCATCAGCGAGCCAATTGTGGCTGCAGCACCATTGGTGCATTCAGTACCGGTCGCCACAAGTTACGCCAACACCTACAAAGTTTCCAAAAGTGCTGCACTTGTTGCTGCTGCCCCTGTTGCTCATGTGGCATACTCTGCACCATTGGCCTACGCTGCACCTATAGCCCACGCACCTCTAGCCCACGCACCCCTAGCCCACGCACCTCTGGCCTACGCTGCTGCCTATCCCTCTCATTTGACCTACGGAGCTCACTATATCCACTGA